In a single window of the Bacteroidales bacterium genome:
- a CDS encoding discoidin domain-containing protein produces MRKILLFVVALLFVATNINAEKLTGTLSSNMNAYSTWTDEYPSSNANDGNYSTKFWSDAAQKVGDYVTMSLNASASIGEIKLYFADGDKPAAAEVEISTDNSDWQSVATFVTSDIVDNLYTCNANALVAQYVRLRFTQASSNWFQLCEFEVYESPVELAPRTISVSVADETMGTAYIGEEGTLSVSDQTGAVQITAVPAEGYKFVNWTIGTDEVATTATFVDVTEGDKAYVANFAAKEVYQVSVSVNDATMGTASATKTGDVYEGESVTFTATPKEGYVLFNWTSGEEIVSNDLSFTTTISESVEYKANFMLQPTKLVLQDVFASFPPSSYYPLSNLIDGNLNTEMYVSAGSGATVTVEIAEESIVGDIVLYFYGYASFQPSKAKIQVSSDNETYIDVDGCSFTRADIQEGVITLKANGVPAKYVRIYFEETSYVDMYEIEVYEAPIQIAPRAISVSVADETMGTAYIGTEGTTSVENQTGVVKLVAVANKGYEFVNWTVGTEVVSTNATFVDRTEGDKDYVANFVALPLFNISVSVNDPLMGSVTATETGEVFENTNVTLTATPTDGYEFVNWTVGDSIVSKNNPYVITVEASAEYKANFRIVPTKINIVNAESSMEHYNSFTTDNMFDGNYNTYFDTSEGQSTYEEVTVTVTLEEESVVGEVKINFIQNYIPNAAKLQVSTDGETWNDVEGAEFTSEDVENCGTIPNGSIINRITVDLKGATAKYVRMYATDKAGTYLTICEFEVYEAIVNVAPRAISVSVNDETKGTAYIAIEGVTEVTNQTAAVKLVAVPSAIGYKFVNWTVNGEEVSTSASFIDRTEGDKAYVANFIDKPQFAVSATSANESKGTVTVSQEGDVYEGEEVTFTATPTAGYKFVAWKSGEEVVSESASYTVTVSEPISLVATFERDPMLNRSEWTVTASSQEASGEGAGNGVASCIIDGNNSTHWHSQWSGSEPGYPHWFMIDMKEVKSFDEFEYISRGNGTSDDGSNNGNILNYVLYVSDTEIDPNNLDAATKVTEGRFTYDGTSNSHKVAVTPAEGRYVMLYATGQSANGRKNASCVEFYLYSSSYAVTVSSSDPEIGTAYIGEEGVTTVGCSVEGTDVVTITAQPVAGYRFVNWTLDGEVVSTDAVYTTTEVTESREYVATFEFATLEPRTVKVASNDKTKGYAVFVSPVPEGTATDVTTGEIVTVEAIAQSSDDFFVNWTINGVAVGTEPTYEYLGAEAATIQANFISKYTVTIDQVTGGTISVKSGETFVASGDRVLEGNYITIDVEANPRSELKKLFVNGEDVFNQYKYNPNYSIQVNGPITITAEYGEPICYFTYECTGNGWIEAWETDTYDDAAFEEGTLELPLSPVGVQYAYGDAIPFEGTVAIFPVAGDGDSLVSIKINDEAQDMSEESDVVLFGDIFVDPVDAPIHVVAVFTGTSTGVESAEITETSIYAVANGVKVEVAEATSVSIYSMAGTLVAEQQVSESAVIALEKGIYIVKASEKVVKVVVK; encoded by the coding sequence ATGAGAAAGATTTTGCTATTTGTAGTTGCATTATTGTTTGTGGCAACAAATATTAATGCAGAGAAGTTGACAGGTACGCTTTCGTCAAATATGAATGCGTATAGCACATGGACAGATGAATATCCTTCATCAAATGCAAATGACGGGAATTATTCAACTAAGTTTTGGTCAGATGCAGCACAAAAAGTTGGAGACTATGTAACAATGTCTTTGAACGCATCTGCAAGTATCGGAGAGATTAAATTATATTTTGCCGATGGTGATAAACCGGCTGCGGCAGAAGTGGAAATCTCTACCGACAATTCAGACTGGCAAAGTGTTGCAACTTTTGTTACTTCTGATATAGTGGATAATCTATATACCTGCAATGCCAATGCTCTTGTAGCACAATATGTAAGATTGAGATTTACACAAGCATCAAGCAATTGGTTTCAATTATGTGAGTTTGAGGTGTATGAGTCGCCAGTAGAACTTGCTCCACGTACAATCAGTGTATCTGTTGCTGATGAAACAATGGGAACTGCATATATAGGAGAAGAGGGAACATTATCAGTATCAGACCAAACAGGTGCTGTTCAAATTACTGCTGTACCAGCAGAAGGATACAAATTTGTAAATTGGACAATAGGTACAGATGAGGTTGCTACAACTGCAACTTTTGTTGATGTAACAGAAGGAGATAAAGCATACGTTGCAAACTTTGCCGCAAAAGAGGTGTATCAGGTAAGTGTATCTGTTAATGATGCAACAATGGGTACAGCATCGGCAACTAAAACAGGAGATGTTTATGAAGGGGAATCTGTTACATTTACAGCAACACCTAAAGAGGGATATGTATTATTTAATTGGACATCTGGAGAAGAGATTGTAAGTAATGACCTATCGTTTACAACAACAATCAGCGAAAGTGTAGAGTATAAGGCTAATTTTATGCTACAACCTACAAAATTGGTGCTTCAAGATGTATTTGCCAGTTTCCCTCCAAGTTCTTATTATCCTCTTTCAAATCTTATAGATGGAAATCTTAACACAGAGATGTATGTATCGGCAGGTTCAGGGGCAACAGTAACTGTTGAAATTGCAGAGGAATCTATTGTGGGAGATATAGTATTGTATTTCTATGGCTATGCATCATTTCAACCAAGCAAAGCCAAAATACAGGTTTCAAGCGACAATGAAACATATATCGATGTTGATGGATGTAGTTTTACAAGAGCAGATATACAAGAAGGTGTAATTACCTTGAAAGCAAATGGAGTTCCAGCAAAATATGTAAGAATCTATTTTGAGGAGACTTCATACGTTGATATGTATGAGATTGAGGTATATGAGGCTCCTATTCAAATTGCACCACGTGCAATCAGTGTATCTGTTGCAGATGAGACAATGGGAACTGCATATATTGGCACAGAAGGAACAACCTCTGTTGAAAATCAAACAGGAGTAGTTAAATTGGTTGCTGTGGCAAATAAAGGATATGAGTTTGTAAACTGGACAGTAGGAACTGAAGTTGTTTCAACAAATGCAACATTTGTTGACAGAACAGAAGGTGATAAAGATTATGTGGCTAATTTCGTAGCATTGCCATTATTCAACATAAGCGTATCAGTAAATGATCCTCTTATGGGAAGTGTTACCGCAACTGAAACAGGTGAAGTGTTTGAAAATACCAATGTAACACTTACTGCAACCCCAACAGATGGATATGAGTTTGTAAATTGGACAGTAGGCGATAGCATAGTAAGTAAAAATAATCCATACGTTATTACAGTAGAGGCATCTGCCGAATATAAAGCAAACTTCAGGATAGTACCAACCAAAATAAATATTGTAAATGCAGAGTCATCAATGGAACATTATAATTCTTTTACAACAGATAATATGTTTGATGGAAATTATAATACTTATTTTGATACATCAGAAGGTCAAAGTACCTATGAAGAGGTAACAGTAACAGTTACTCTTGAAGAGGAGTCTGTTGTAGGAGAGGTTAAAATAAACTTTATACAAAATTATATTCCTAATGCTGCAAAATTACAAGTATCAACAGATGGCGAAACATGGAATGATGTTGAGGGAGCAGAATTTACTTCTGAAGATGTGGAGAATTGTGGAACTATCCCTAATGGTAGCATAATTAACCGCATAACAGTTGACCTAAAAGGTGCAACCGCAAAATATGTGAGAATGTATGCTACTGACAAGGCTGGCACCTATTTGACTATATGTGAGTTTGAGGTATATGAGGCTATTGTTAATGTAGCACCACGTGCAATCAGTGTATCTGTTAATGATGAAACAAAGGGTACAGCATATATTGCTATTGAGGGAGTAACAGAGGTTACTAATCAAACAGCGGCAGTTAAGTTGGTGGCAGTACCCAGTGCTATCGGTTACAAATTTGTAAATTGGACAGTTAATGGCGAAGAGGTGTCAACATCTGCTTCATTTATTGACCGTACTGAGGGAGATAAAGCATACGTTGCAAACTTTATTGATAAACCTCAATTTGCAGTGTCAGCAACATCTGCTAACGAAAGCAAAGGAACTGTTACAGTATCTCAAGAAGGTGATGTATATGAAGGAGAAGAGGTGACATTTACAGCAACCCCAACTGCTGGATATAAATTTGTTGCATGGAAATCTGGCGAAGAGGTTGTAAGCGAGAGTGCATCATATACAGTTACTGTAAGTGAGCCAATATCACTTGTGGCAACATTTGAAAGAGATCCTATGCTTAACCGCTCAGAATGGACAGTTACAGCATCATCGCAAGAGGCATCAGGCGAAGGAGCAGGAAACGGAGTTGCTTCATGTATTATTGATGGAAACAATTCAACACATTGGCACTCACAATGGAGTGGTTCAGAGCCCGGATACCCCCACTGGTTTATGATTGATATGAAAGAGGTAAAATCATTTGATGAGTTTGAATATATTTCAAGAGGAAATGGTACTTCTGATGATGGCTCAAACAATGGTAACATTCTTAACTATGTGTTGTATGTTAGCGATACTGAGATAGATCCTAACAACCTTGATGCTGCAACAAAAGTTACAGAAGGAAGATTTACTTATGATGGAACTTCTAACTCTCATAAGGTTGCAGTAACACCAGCAGAAGGACGCTATGTAATGCTATATGCAACAGGTCAATCGGCAAATGGTAGAAAAAATGCATCTTGTGTTGAATTCTATCTATACTCAAGTTCATACGCAGTAACAGTATCATCTTCAGATCCTGAAATAGGTACTGCATATATTGGAGAAGAGGGTGTAACTACAGTAGGATGTTCAGTAGAGGGAACAGATGTAGTGACAATCACTGCTCAACCAGTAGCAGGTTATCGTTTTGTAAACTGGACATTAGACGGAGAGGTTGTATCAACAGACGCAGTATATACAACAACTGAGGTTACAGAGAGTCGTGAGTATGTGGCAACATTTGAGTTTGCAACTCTTGAACCTCGTACAGTAAAAGTTGCATCAAACGACAAAACAAAAGGATATGCAGTATTTGTATCTCCAGTGCCTGAGGGAACAGCAACAGATGTAACAACAGGCGAGATAGTAACAGTAGAGGCAATAGCACAATCAAGTGACGACTTCTTTGTAAACTGGACAATCAACGGAGTGGCAGTTGGAACAGAACCAACATACGAGTATCTTGGTGCAGAGGCTGCAACAATCCAAGCAAACTTCATCTCTAAATACACTGTAACAATTGATCAAGTTACAGGCGGAACAATCTCTGTTAAATCAGGAGAAACATTTGTGGCATCAGGCGATAGAGTATTGGAAGGAAACTATATCACAATAGATGTAGAAGCAAATCCTCGCAGCGAACTTAAAAAACTATTTGTAAATGGTGAAGATGTATTTAATCAATATAAATACAATCCTAATTACAGCATACAAGTAAATGGCCCAATTACAATTACCGCAGAATATGGCGAGCCAATCTGTTACTTCACATATGAGTGTACAGGAAACGGTTGGATTGAAGCATGGGAAACAGATACATACGATGATGCAGCATTCGAAGAAGGAACATTAGAGTTGCCACTATCTCCTGTAGGAGTACAATATGCTTATGGCGATGCAATTCCATTTGAAGGAACAGTAGCAATATTCCCAGTTGCAGGAGACGGAGATTCATTGGTATCAATAAAAATCAATGATGAGGCTCAGGATATGAGTGAAGAGAGTGATGTAGTGTTATTCGGCGATATCTTTGTTGATCCTGTAGATGCTCCAATCCATGTAGTAGCTGTCTTCACAGGAACATCAACAGGAGTTGAGAGTGCAGAGATAACCGAGACTTCAATCTATGCAGTAGCAAATGGAGTAAAGGTTGAGGTAGCAGAAGCAACATCAGTATCAATTTACTCAATGGCAGGAACATTGGTAGCAGAACAACAAGTGTCAGAGTCAGCGGTAATTGCACTTGAAAAAGGAATTTACATTGTAAAAGCATCTGAGAAAGTTGTTAAAGTTGTTGTAAAATAA